The Streptomyces rimosus genomic interval CATGATCTGCGTGCCGGGCCGGGCCAGCTCCGCGCGCATCAGGAGGGCCATCAGGCCGCCCACGAGGAAGAACACGAAGGCCGTGACGAGGTAGAGCGTCCCGATCTTCTTGTGGTCGGTGGTGGTCAGCCACTCCACCGGGATGCGGCGGCGTATCGGACGGGGGCCCGGGACGGCGTGCGGGATGCCGGTGGCGGGGCCGGTGGTCGCCCCGGCCCCGCCGTCGTGCCCGTCCACCGTCCGGTGGCCGCCCGGCTCGGTGACGGGCCGGTCCGGGGCGCCGGAGCCGCCGTGCGTCCCGGAGTCTGTCTGCGTGCGTGTGTCCGAACCGTCCACCGGGGTGTGTCCTTCATTTCTGGCGCATGAACTCAATGGGCCGGGAAGAGCCTTCAGCACGGGGGGAGAGACCCGGCTCTTCCCGGCTGTGCCAGCATCGGCCGCGGGGCGCGCGGGGCCATAGGGCCGTGCGGGCCGGGACGGCTGCCGACGGTCCCGGGCCAGCAACCGGGCGGGCAGCCGAACGGCGGCGCGGCAAGGGGCTCTTGGCGGTGCCGGTCCGTAGCTCCATATACGGGAACGGCGCGGGGCGGACCCGTGTCCGCCCCGCGCCGTCCGCGCACGTACGCCCCTACCGGCCGCCGCGCTGGTGCTCCTGCTGCCCCCGGATACGCCCGGCGATCACCGCGGCCTGGACGCGCCGCCCGACCCCCAGCTTGGAAAGGATCGTGGAGATACGGTTCTTGACCGTCTTCTCCGCGAGGAACAGCCGGTCCGCGATCTCCCGGTTGGTCAGGCCCTCGCCGATCAGCTCCAGGATCTCGCGCTCCCGGGGCGCCAGCCGGTCCAGTTCGGACTGCGGGGACGTCTCGGCCTGCTGCGGGGCGCGCAGCCGCGCCATCACACGGGACGCCGTGCGCGGGTCCAGCATCGACTTGCCGGCCGCCACCGTCCGTACCGCGTTCACCAGGTCGGAGCCGTTGATCTGCTTGAGGACGTACCCGGCGGCGCCCGCCATGATGGCGTCGAACAGCGCCTCGTCGTCGTCGAAGGACGTGAGCATCAGGCAGGCCAGGTCGGGCATCCGGGCGCGCAGTTCGCGGCAGACCTCGATGCCCTCGTGGTCGCCGTTCGCCGACTCGCCGCGCTCCCCCAGCCGTACGTCGAGCAC includes:
- a CDS encoding response regulator; translated protein: MNQHPGPIGPTGPGAPPLRVFILDDHEVVRRGVRDLLDAEDGIEVVGEASSGAEALARVPAVRPQVAVLDVRLGERGESANGDHEGIEVCRELRARMPDLACLMLTSFDDDEALFDAIMAGAAGYVLKQINGSDLVNAVRTVAAGKSMLDPRTASRVMARLRAPQQAETSPQSELDRLAPREREILELIGEGLTNREIADRLFLAEKTVKNRISTILSKLGVGRRVQAAVIAGRIRGQQEHQRGGR